From Candidatus Neomarinimicrobiota bacterium, the proteins below share one genomic window:
- the ssnA gene encoding putative aminohydrolase SsnA translates to MAYILGNAVITDGFSTLIENGALEISEGKIIRMGKTEELKKEDVRFYDLKGRLILPGLLNPHHHLYSALATGLAPVGPTENFQQILENLWWHLDQSLDKKTSHYSALHGLLQSIKFGVTTVFDHHASMNAVRKSLDFLEFAFLEANLKGLLCYEISNRMGKEAVKEHLEENIRFYEDHKGNPQIQGLLGLHANFTLSDESMTYIADNKPPDMPIHIHCGEDRSDFDFCVKQGTAGPVDRLQKYGLLDRNSLLAHCIHLSKKDYEWIEKINPIVISNPESNANNNVGMMNTDRISNYILGTDGMTGNVLGTLRSHFLLRNGKIDEPLKILFQRPADVIQRFFPHAGTLKEGFDADVAVTNYIPVTPISLENLFYHLIFGVQGQEMHMTIANGTILWEKGEFKTFDEGKIRHDVKEAVQKLHKVYHE, encoded by the coding sequence ATGGCATATATACTCGGTAATGCTGTGATTACAGACGGATTCTCCACCCTTATAGAAAACGGGGCACTGGAAATTTCAGAGGGAAAAATCATCCGCATGGGCAAAACAGAGGAACTGAAAAAAGAAGACGTCCGGTTTTACGATCTGAAAGGCCGGCTTATCCTGCCCGGACTATTAAATCCCCATCATCACCTCTACTCCGCCCTGGCAACGGGACTGGCGCCTGTCGGCCCAACTGAGAATTTTCAGCAGATCCTGGAAAATCTCTGGTGGCATCTGGATCAGTCCCTGGATAAGAAAACCAGCCATTATTCCGCCCTTCACGGACTTCTCCAGTCCATTAAATTCGGCGTCACCACCGTCTTCGACCACCATGCTTCCATGAATGCCGTGAGAAAAAGTCTGGATTTTTTGGAATTCGCTTTTCTTGAAGCAAATCTGAAAGGACTTCTCTGCTATGAAATATCCAACCGGATGGGTAAAGAAGCGGTCAAGGAGCACCTGGAGGAGAATATCCGGTTTTATGAGGATCATAAAGGGAACCCCCAAATTCAGGGACTTTTAGGACTCCATGCCAATTTCACCCTGAGTGATGAAAGCATGACATACATCGCGGACAACAAACCCCCGGATATGCCCATTCATATCCATTGCGGCGAAGATAGATCCGATTTTGATTTCTGTGTTAAGCAGGGGACAGCCGGACCGGTAGACCGTTTGCAAAAGTATGGACTTCTGGACCGTAACTCCCTTCTGGCCCACTGTATTCACCTGTCCAAAAAAGATTATGAGTGGATCGAAAAAATCAATCCCATCGTCATATCCAATCCCGAATCCAATGCCAATAACAATGTAGGCATGATGAATACAGACCGGATCAGCAACTATATTCTGGGGACGGACGGGATGACAGGAAACGTCCTTGGCACCCTGCGTTCCCATTTTCTGCTCCGGAACGGGAAAATTGACGAACCTCTGAAAATCCTCTTTCAACGTCCGGCTGACGTGATTCAACGGTTCTTCCCCCATGCCGGAACCCTGAAAGAAGGATTTGACGCAGATGTGGCCGTGACGAATTACATTCCCGTCACACCCATATCCCTTGAGAATTTATTCTATCATTTGATCTTTGGTGTTCAGGGACAGGAAATGCACATGACCATCGCAAATGGCACCATCCTCTGGGAGAAAGGGGAATTCAAAACATTCGATGAAGGAAAAATCCGTCATGATGTAAAAGAAGCCGTCCAGAAACTACACAAGGTGTATCATGAGTGA